The Candidatus Bathyarchaeota archaeon DNA segment ACTCCGAAAAAAGCTTTCCCAAAGCCTTAACGAAAGCCCCGTAATTCGTCCACAAAGCCGCAATTTTCGCCCGCTTCGCTTTTCCGCTATAATTTTCAGGATTTTTTCTAATCGTGAGGAGAAGCTGCTCTTGATCCACCAAAATGAACGTGGGAACATCTTTAACATCTGAAAGCGCATACCTCATATTCGTCAGCCTTATTTTTTCAATAAAAAAGCGGCTTTTGGGCGAATTACATGTCAGAAGTTTAACATCGAAGTTTTTCTTTGAAAGCTTTTCAAGTTTATCTATAAAACCTGAATGGTATAATCTTGCAAGGTCTTCTTCACAGGCAAGGACGTTGATTTCACGCTGCGCGTTTTGGATTATTTCGTTTGCCTTGAAATCAATCTGCTCTTCACCTTCAAGTATCTGGAAGACTTCCTTTCTGTTTTGTTTCACTTCAGGACGGGGAAGAGAGAGCCATATGTTGATTAAGTCTTTCTTCTTCCTTTCTAACCGCTGGATTCTCAGCTTCTTTGCCTCGATAAGAGCATCTATCGCCCGTTCAAAAGGTGTAGCGATGAACTTCAAAGGCTTCTCGAAAACTGATGATACTAAACCTCTTTTTTCCAAGTCTCGCAGTATTCTGTAGGTCTCTGTTCTGTGGAGAGTAAGTGCCTCAGAAATCTCACTTGCTTTTTGTTCTCTGAAACGAGCAAGATAAACATAAACTCTGATCTCGTTCTTAGACAGACCGAGCTTCTGAAACATATTCTCAATGAGTTCTATGGATCTAATTGGTCCCTTATCTTTTCTTACAAATTTCCATACCCCAGTGTTTTTGTCATAAAGTTTAGCAACTTTTTGGGGGCTTTCTACAATTGTTTCCATGAGCAAACCATCCTAAATATTCTAAATCTGAATCGAAGTAAGTTCGAGTTCTGAGTTCAACTTCTATTTTATACTTCTGAACTCACAATATGAATTAGAAATCAACAACACATCCAAAATCTGGCAGACATATTCTTGAAAGAGACATATGAATGAGTGGAAAATAAGCTGTATATTAAGATTAGAGATATAGTTTTCTGATGAGACCGCCTCGCATCATTATGAAAGTGCAGAAGGGAGAATAGTGGATTATTTCGGAGAAGAAATAGAAACGATCCGTGGAAAGAAATGGAACTGGAAAACCTTCAAATCTACCGAAGGCTATCCCGTCTCCGACAACCTTCTTGATTGGGTCATCGGACAAGAACGTGCTTTGAATGAGTGCTACTTATGCCTTGACGAATGGGTTCACAAACTCAAAAATCTTGAGAAAGAAAAATGGTATGACGCGTGGAAAGACCCTGACAAAGAAAAACCAAATGCCACGAAGGCGGCTCCCCCAGGTCCTTACTTACTTCTGCTAGGCGACCCGGGAACTGGAAAGTCTCTTATCGGCAGGGCACTTGCTGCCCATTTAACTGAGTTATATAAAAAGCATAAAATTCATCTTCAAGATGTTGTTTGTTGGCAAAACAATTTGATTCCCAGCGAACCAAAAATTTCTTGCCACCCTGCAGGTGAAGGAAAAAAAGTAATCTTTAAGCAAAAATTGAAAGAAACCAAAAAACTTTTTCTCCAAAAAGTGGGAATGAAAGCTCTGATTTATTTGATGATTACAGTGGCATCTATCTTCATGTTCGCGGGTTTTTACTATCTATTGCAACAGAAACTACAATGGGATGCCAATGTTGCTAACGCGTTTGGGTTACCAGTTCAAGAAGTGTATGGAGGTAACTTTGCCACGTACATACTGGACGCCTTCGTTGCCATAGGCACCACTACATTCCTGCCAGCCGGCATGATGCTCATGTTTCTGATACTAGTAGTTGCTTTAGGACGGTTTGGAATGATGGGAGGCGCAAAAGGTGTTGGGGGAGCTAAGGCTACTAAAGTGCCAAAACTCATAGTGGACAACACCAAGAGAGTTGCACCATTCATTGACGCAACAGGTCATGGTTCGGCACAGTTGTTCGGCAGCATCGCTTGGGACCCGCTGCAGACTGGCGGTTTAGGAACACCCGAACATCAAAGGGTGTCGGCAGGCGATGTCCACCGGGCACATACGGGCATCCTCTTCATTGACGAGATTAAAAACTTGAATCCGTCCCAGACAGTGACTTTGTTAACTGTACTGGAAGATGGACAGTTATCTATTACTTTGAGAAGCCGCTGGGACGAAGGAAATACCGCGGCGATGGCTGTAGCTACCGAACCGGTGCCATGCATGTGCTTTCTGGTAGGGGCTGGAAACTTTGACAGCATTGGACATGTACACCCTGCTCTTATGGACAGAATCTACGGCTACGGCAAGGTGGTTAGAATGAACAACGACATGCCCAACACTGTTGAAAATCGAAGGAAATGTGTTCAATTTATCGCTCAAGAAGTTTCACGTTTCCATCTAATACCTTTCAGCAGAGAAGCATGTGAAGAGATTATAGATGAAGGACGTAGAAGAAGCAACAAAAGAGACGGATTAACGACAAAATTTCGGCCAATGATATCTATAGTGAAAACTGCTGCGACCTTAGCTATTAGGGAAGATTGCATAGTTGTTGACAGAAAATATGTGAGGGAAGCTATAGAAAACCATTGCAAAACAATTCAGAAGCAGATCCTTGAACACCAAATAAGCGAAAGAGGCAAACTTCTTGACATTAAACCCGAAGGCGCAAGACTTGGCCGAATTTACGGTCTAGCAGTCGTTGCTGATCCATACAGCGGTGAAATGACGGGCAACGTATTGACCGTCAAAGGGTTTCTAGAGAAGCGTGACCATGGAAATAATAATCA contains these protein-coding regions:
- a CDS encoding helix-turn-helix domain-containing protein, which codes for METIVESPQKVAKLYDKNTGVWKFVRKDKGPIRSIELIENMFQKLGLSKNEIRVYVYLARFREQKASEISEALTLHRTETYRILRDLEKRGLVSSVFEKPLKFIATPFERAIDALIEAKKLRIQRLERKKKDLINIWLSLPRPEVKQNRKEVFQILEGEEQIDFKANEIIQNAQREINVLACEEDLARLYHSGFIDKLEKLSKKNFDVKLLTCNSPKSRFFIEKIRLTNMRYALSDVKDVPTFILVDQEQLLLTIRKNPENYSGKAKRAKIAALWTNYGAFVKALGKLFSELWKVEEPLKIVSSS
- a CDS encoding AAA family ATPase; the protein is MDYFGEEIETIRGKKWNWKTFKSTEGYPVSDNLLDWVIGQERALNECYLCLDEWVHKLKNLEKEKWYDAWKDPDKEKPNATKAAPPGPYLLLLGDPGTGKSLIGRALAAHLTELYKKHKIHLQDVVCWQNNLIPSEPKISCHPAGEGKKVIFKQKLKETKKLFLQKVGMKALIYLMITVASIFMFAGFYYLLQQKLQWDANVANAFGLPVQEVYGGNFATYILDAFVAIGTTTFLPAGMMLMFLILVVALGRFGMMGGAKGVGGAKATKVPKLIVDNTKRVAPFIDATGHGSAQLFGSIAWDPLQTGGLGTPEHQRVSAGDVHRAHTGILFIDEIKNLNPSQTVTLLTVLEDGQLSITLRSRWDEGNTAAMAVATEPVPCMCFLVGAGNFDSIGHVHPALMDRIYGYGKVVRMNNDMPNTVENRRKCVQFIAQEVSRFHLIPFSREACEEIIDEGRRRSNKRDGLTTKFRPMISIVKTAATLAIREDCIVVDRKYVREAIENHCKTIQKQILEHQISERGKLLDIKPEGARLGRIYGLAVVADPYSGEMTGNVLTVKGFLEKRDHGNNNHLKGYYKVTGIAKGGKERFITDSVAKVRSVILQKYGVDVAQDFFTHIDFAQSYGVDGPSAGVTMTILLCSLIEGKSIRQDVAVTGEINVGVDGEIPVTAVGGLHEKIKAAEAWGFRKVMIPARNYKHSIDPRDYDIEVVAGETLKDYLKECLADHQKPFNNFRKIDFGK